A window from Chitinophaga filiformis encodes these proteins:
- a CDS encoding PA14 domain-containing protein, translating into MILKTAAKGKKAFAIAMLILLYCDAVLPAYAFAAPRAPRHFSHTTVSSTRKTLPASIVAADVALNEQTSETHYGGPGQPESQSFHSVNGDNMVDLFSGDFSYKIPLMDVGGYPLALGYSSGISMDQEASWVGLGWNINPGSITRNMRGLPDDFNGTDTIQKASNMKANKTIGVTSGADVEVTGLSKFVGFGIGGSMGVLYNTYKGWGLETSVNANINVGSRSMGTLTSGLSITNSSQEGVTLGTSFSYKFADQKASQEGGMSGSVSTGLSYNAREGMKALTFSAGLRQYSADDKKNREVAEHGSTMSSYISFAQPAFTPTMNIAYTNTSFSYTAKIGYETKVVHPSFYVSGYVSLQDIADEDKRLALPAYGYLNYQKANGNEGALLDYNRDKEIAYREKPAVPNIGVPSYTYDVFSISGEGNGGMFRAYRGDIGYVYDHAMRSKDKSSRLSTDVGIGDLVHGGVDLSLTRAYTQVGPWVEQNPLATTVAFRKSDKTFESAYFRNPGEKTGNTKAFYDAIGGDDVVAVDLHQPGNSSPTIEATNTLNAYRNKKLVAKKTLTPDNVYKATRDKRSQVISYLTASEASVGGLSKYIENYTPNLFSLNSCSVDFPDNVNGQGVGLKAEYYKGKKFEEKVLERIDPVVNYNNKGEFTATAPAGVNLDNNFSVRWTGRLKADVTGPYRISTRSDDGVRLYLNDTLLIDRWNDHGEKQDTAWVNLVAGELYNIRTEYYQAGGRAVMRMLWKPLGTTEVPIPTSNLYLMPDKDTFVVGNGLLSREKRVNQFRKADHISEISVLNTDGRRYVYGIPVYNLKQKDVTFSVAASGGNRNEGMVKYAAGSDNTLGNNKGNDNYFNSEEFPAFAHSFLLTGIVSADYADVTGDGISDDDLGTAVKFNYTKIAGIKNPYQWRSPANDSAAYNEGQRTDNRDDKGSYVTGEKELWYLHSIESKTMIATFRTSEREDLPAVNENGVKQSGRVARKLDEINLYAKADFQKYNTGAKPIKTVHFEYTYELCPGVNRPLNNNGKLTLKRVWFTYNGNDKGKKNPYVFNYNSNNPVYNAKSYDRWGNYKPSSQNPGYTSSNQINNAEYPYALQDSALAAANAAAWTLDSIILPGGGRMKIDYESDDYAYVQNKRAAQMFRVAGFSNSAPANMNDVNRSLYGLTDYRYVAVKVPKPVSSKQEIYTRYLEGLNGRLYFRLFVQVPGDKFGGGGEYVPCYAVIDDNEYGYFNNGNTIWIKVKAINASGDTGEVTSIFSPMAQAAIQYLRLNLPSKAYPGSDTGDDFEFSDAVKILLSQADNINNTFLTYNVAARAKGWMRDIDTSRTMVRLDNPFYKKYGGGLRVKRVKIYDNWNAMTKQKESVYGTEYQYTTTVEVNRTPVEISSGVASYEPMIGNEENPWRQPLEYKQQVAALAPVNMGYTEEPLCEAFFPSPSVGYRKVRARSINSKNVRSANGFEETRFFTTYDFPVLTDMTLAADGKKRFKPALANFLRINAKHFVAVSQGFKVELNDMNGKMRSKGMYAETDADNPVSYTENFYRTEAPAAEFKHLSSTVITISPDGVVDTAATVGEDVELMLDMRHQKSVTNSNNFNVNGDFFSFSLPPVFLIPTLWNLAQREEVLFKSVAATKVISRHGLLDSIVVIDKGSRVVTRNIAYDNETGNVVLTSTQNLFGDPVYNFSWPSGWTYEGMSGAYKNVNVVLDNIFISGGKITKGLAANTEADYFSSGDVILVGSRLKTGGAECTPDIATFRTSSVLYAVDANAVNGGTPDIYFVDADGVPFSGNDVMMKVVRSGRKNMSLAVGDASMLSNPLVKQGDKYQLVIDASSRVIKANAVEYKQDWQVADKKKQKAVCAN; encoded by the coding sequence ATGATACTGAAGACCGCTGCGAAAGGTAAGAAAGCATTTGCCATTGCCATGCTCATCTTACTTTATTGTGATGCAGTATTGCCCGCATACGCATTTGCTGCGCCGCGGGCGCCCCGGCATTTCAGCCATACTACGGTGAGCAGCACACGAAAAACATTGCCTGCATCTATTGTTGCTGCCGATGTGGCCTTAAATGAGCAGACAAGTGAAACACACTATGGCGGCCCCGGACAGCCAGAAAGCCAATCCTTCCATTCAGTGAACGGCGACAATATGGTAGATCTGTTCTCCGGCGACTTCTCCTACAAGATCCCCCTGATGGACGTTGGCGGCTATCCGCTGGCGCTTGGTTACAGCAGTGGGATCTCTATGGACCAGGAGGCCAGCTGGGTGGGCCTGGGTTGGAACATTAATCCAGGATCCATCACGAGGAATATGCGCGGACTGCCCGACGATTTCAACGGTACGGACACCATACAGAAGGCGTCCAATATGAAGGCTAACAAAACGATCGGGGTAACTTCCGGTGCAGATGTGGAAGTTACAGGCCTTAGCAAGTTTGTGGGCTTCGGCATAGGCGGTAGTATGGGCGTATTGTACAACACTTATAAGGGCTGGGGACTGGAAACAAGCGTGAACGCCAATATCAATGTGGGCTCGCGCAGTATGGGTACCTTAACCAGCGGCCTGTCTATTACCAACAGCTCGCAGGAAGGAGTCACGCTCGGTACTTCCTTCAGTTATAAGTTTGCCGATCAGAAAGCTTCGCAGGAAGGCGGCATGAGTGGTAGCGTATCTACCGGGCTTTCCTACAACGCCCGTGAAGGAATGAAAGCGCTGACGTTCTCGGCAGGCCTGCGGCAATATTCTGCAGATGATAAGAAAAACAGGGAGGTTGCTGAACATGGCAGCACTATGTCGAGCTATATCTCTTTTGCACAGCCGGCCTTTACCCCCACCATGAACATTGCCTACACCAATACATCATTCAGTTATACAGCGAAGATCGGCTATGAAACAAAAGTGGTGCATCCCAGTTTTTATGTATCAGGATACGTATCCCTCCAGGACATTGCGGATGAAGATAAACGCCTGGCATTGCCGGCATATGGATATCTGAACTATCAGAAAGCGAATGGCAACGAGGGCGCCTTACTGGATTATAACCGTGATAAAGAGATCGCTTACAGGGAGAAACCTGCTGTGCCCAATATAGGCGTTCCTTCCTACACTTACGATGTGTTCTCCATCTCAGGAGAGGGCAATGGTGGTATGTTTCGCGCTTATCGCGGAGATATAGGATATGTATACGATCATGCCATGAGATCAAAGGATAAATCGTCCAGGCTGAGCACCGATGTGGGTATCGGCGATCTCGTACACGGTGGTGTTGACCTGAGCCTGACCCGCGCCTATACGCAGGTAGGCCCCTGGGTGGAACAGAATCCCCTGGCTACTACCGTGGCATTCAGGAAGTCCGACAAGACATTTGAAAGCGCTTACTTCAGGAACCCCGGCGAGAAGACCGGCAATACTAAAGCATTTTATGATGCTATTGGGGGCGATGATGTGGTGGCTGTAGACCTGCACCAACCAGGAAACAGCAGTCCAACTATTGAGGCTACCAATACACTGAATGCTTATCGCAATAAAAAGCTGGTAGCAAAGAAAACGCTGACACCTGACAACGTGTATAAAGCAACACGCGACAAACGCAGCCAGGTCATTTCTTACCTTACGGCCAGCGAAGCCAGTGTTGGCGGACTTTCAAAATATATTGAGAACTATACACCGAACCTGTTCAGCCTGAATAGCTGCAGCGTTGATTTTCCTGATAATGTCAACGGGCAGGGCGTAGGACTGAAAGCAGAATATTATAAAGGAAAGAAATTCGAAGAGAAAGTACTCGAACGTATAGACCCGGTGGTGAACTACAACAACAAAGGCGAGTTCACCGCTACCGCACCTGCGGGCGTCAACCTGGACAACAACTTCTCTGTACGCTGGACGGGCCGGCTGAAGGCAGATGTTACAGGGCCTTACCGCATCAGCACCCGCAGTGATGATGGCGTAAGATTATACCTGAACGATACATTGCTGATAGACCGTTGGAATGATCACGGGGAGAAACAGGATACTGCCTGGGTGAACCTGGTGGCAGGTGAATTATATAATATAAGGACAGAATATTACCAGGCGGGTGGACGTGCAGTAATGAGAATGCTGTGGAAGCCATTAGGCACTACAGAGGTGCCCATTCCCACTTCCAACCTCTACCTGATGCCGGATAAAGACACCTTCGTAGTAGGTAATGGTCTCCTCTCGAGAGAGAAACGTGTGAACCAGTTCCGCAAAGCTGACCATATTTCCGAGATCAGTGTGCTGAATACCGATGGTCGCCGTTATGTATACGGTATTCCCGTGTACAACCTGAAACAAAAAGATGTTACCTTCTCAGTGGCTGCCAGTGGTGGTAACAGGAACGAAGGAATGGTGAAATATGCCGCAGGTTCCGACAATACACTCGGTAATAATAAAGGCAATGACAATTATTTCAACAGTGAGGAGTTTCCGGCCTTCGCGCATTCTTTCCTGCTGACAGGTATAGTGTCGGCCGATTATGCTGATGTTACCGGCGACGGTATCTCTGATGATGACCTGGGAACGGCCGTTAAGTTCAACTATACAAAGATCGCCGGTATTAAGAATCCTTACCAGTGGCGATCACCAGCCAATGACAGTGCCGCCTACAATGAAGGGCAGAGAACTGATAACAGGGACGATAAAGGCAGTTATGTAACTGGTGAAAAAGAACTCTGGTACCTGCATTCCATAGAGTCGAAAACAATGATCGCTACCTTCAGGACGAGCGAACGTGAAGACCTGCCCGCCGTCAACGAGAACGGTGTAAAGCAGTCCGGCCGTGTAGCCCGCAAACTGGATGAGATCAACCTGTATGCGAAAGCAGATTTTCAGAAATATAATACAGGCGCTAAGCCTATTAAGACCGTTCACTTTGAATATACCTATGAATTGTGTCCCGGTGTGAACAGGCCCTTGAACAATAACGGCAAACTGACACTGAAACGTGTCTGGTTCACTTATAACGGCAACGACAAGGGAAAGAAGAATCCTTATGTCTTTAATTACAATAGCAACAACCCGGTATATAATGCTAAGTCGTATGACCGCTGGGGAAATTACAAACCATCTTCGCAGAACCCCGGTTACACATCTTCTAACCAGATCAACAATGCCGAGTATCCCTATGCATTGCAGGACAGTGCGCTGGCGGCCGCTAATGCGGCAGCATGGACGCTGGATTCTATCATATTGCCCGGTGGCGGTCGCATGAAGATTGATTATGAGAGTGATGACTATGCGTATGTACAGAACAAGCGTGCCGCGCAGATGTTCAGGGTGGCCGGCTTTTCCAATAGTGCACCTGCTAATATGAACGATGTAAATCGCTCGCTGTATGGTCTTACCGACTACCGCTATGTTGCTGTCAAGGTACCAAAGCCGGTCAGCAGCAAACAGGAGATCTATACCAGGTACCTGGAGGGATTGAATGGCCGCTTATACTTCCGCTTATTCGTACAGGTGCCGGGCGATAAGTTTGGTGGTGGTGGTGAATACGTGCCTTGCTACGCTGTGATCGACGATAATGAATATGGCTATTTCAACAATGGCAATACGATCTGGATCAAAGTAAAAGCTATCAATGCAAGCGGCGATACAGGCGAGGTAACGAGCATATTCAGTCCGATGGCGCAGGCCGCCATTCAATACCTCCGTCTGAACCTGCCTTCTAAAGCCTATCCGGGATCGGATACGGGAGACGACTTCGAATTCTCCGATGCAGTCAAGATCCTGCTGTCACAGGCGGATAATATCAATAATACATTCCTCACCTACAACGTGGCTGCCAGGGCAAAAGGATGGATGCGCGACATCGATACATCGCGCACCATGGTAAGACTGGATAATCCATTCTATAAGAAATACGGCGGTGGCCTTCGTGTAAAACGTGTTAAAATATACGATAACTGGAATGCCATGACCAAACAGAAGGAATCTGTATATGGCACTGAATACCAGTACACGACCACGGTTGAAGTGAACAGGACGCCTGTAGAGATCAGCAGTGGTGTGGCCAGTTATGAGCCGATGATAGGCAATGAAGAAAACCCCTGGCGTCAGCCATTGGAATATAAACAGCAGGTAGCTGCATTGGCGCCCGTGAATATGGGCTATACCGAAGAGCCTTTGTGTGAGGCCTTCTTCCCGTCGCCATCGGTTGGTTACCGGAAAGTAAGGGCGCGTTCCATCAATTCAAAGAATGTGCGTTCTGCCAATGGCTTTGAAGAAACCCGCTTTTTTACCACTTATGATTTCCCGGTATTGACCGATATGACCCTCGCAGCAGATGGCAAAAAACGCTTTAAGCCGGCGCTGGCCAATTTCCTGCGTATCAACGCAAAACACTTTGTGGCAGTGAGCCAGGGCTTTAAAGTGGAACTGAATGATATGAACGGTAAAATGCGCTCCAAAGGTATGTATGCGGAAACGGATGCTGATAACCCGGTATCCTATACAGAAAACTTCTACAGAACAGAAGCACCGGCTGCTGAGTTCAAGCACCTGAGCAGTACCGTTATCACTATCAGTCCGGACGGTGTTGTGGATACGGCCGCTACAGTGGGAGAAGATGTGGAACTGATGCTGGATATGCGTCACCAGAAGAGTGTGACCAATTCTAACAACTTCAACGTGAATGGCGATTTCTTCTCATTCAGCCTGCCGCCGGTATTCCTCATCCCTACACTTTGGAACCTTGCACAGAGGGAAGAAGTATTGTTCAAGTCTGTCGCAGCCACTAAGGTGATCAGCCGTCATGGTTTGCTTGACAGCATTGTAGTCATTGATAAAGGAAGCAGGGTGGTAACCCGCAATATTGCATACGACAACGAGACCGGCAATGTGGTACTGACCAGTACCCAGAACCTCTTCGGAGATCCTGTTTATAATTTCAGCTGGCCTTCCGGATGGACCTACGAAGGCATGAGCGGTGCGTATAAGAACGTGAACGTGGTGCTGGATAATATTTTCATCTCCGGGGGTAAGATCACAAAGGGGCTTGCAGCGAATACGGAAGCTGATTATTTCAGTAGCGGCGATGTGATACTCGTAGGCTCAAGATTGAAGACGGGAGGCGCGGAATGTACGCCTGATATAGCCACATTCCGTACCAGCAGTGTACTGTATGCGGTAGATGCCAATGCCGTGAATGGCGGCACGCCTGATATCTATTTCGTGGATGCGGACGGTGTACCCTTCTCAGGCAATGATGTGATGATGAAAGTAGTGCGTTCCGGCAGGAAGAATATGAGCCTGGCTGTTGGAGATGCGTCCATGCTCAGCAATCCGCTGGTGAAGCAGGGTGATAAATACCAGCTGGTGATAGATGCCAGCTCGAGAGTGATCAAGGCGAATGCAGTGGAATATAAACAGGACTGGCAGGTGGCCGATAAGAAGAAACAGAAGGCCGTTTGCGCTAATTAA